The window TAATCCTGGAATGGAAACGTCTGTCACATATACCCCTTAGGGAATTCATGCAGAGAGAGGGAGACATATGCAAATCGACAAAATCCGCGGTCATCAGATGGACCAGCTATTTAAAGCGATGCTCGAATTAAAAGACCTCGATGAATGTTATGAATTTTTTGATGATCTTGGCACGATAAGTGAATTGCAATCACTCGCGCAACGTCTCGAAGTGGCACAGATGCTTATGACAAAAATGACATACGATAAGATACAAAGCGAGACAGGGGCTAGTACTGCAACAATTTCGAGAGTCCGGCGTTGCGTTGATTATGGATCGGGTGGATACGGGAAGGTGCTCGGACGTCTGTACGCCTCCGAGAACGAAGAGGAAGCCGAAAAATAAATAAGTTATTATCTATTATATGTTGAAATAGAGAATCCATTGAATCCACTACGGCGCTAAGAGATGCCTCCTGTCATAAGCCAAGCAACTTCGCTGCTAGTCTTTTATCGCGTTCGGGCTCACCCTTTTGAGTCGTCAACGCTATATATTTTTGTTCAACATGTATAGACTCCAGGCGCAAGACGCTTTCAGGTAAAACCGGACAGAGAAAGAATCTGTCCGGTTTTTTTGGTATACTAAAGAAACGTACATTATAAGATTGGGTGGGTTGACATGGATTTCACTACATGGCGTCATGCCTTTAAATTAGATCCTGAGAAAACGGTGACAAACGAACAATTGGAGCTACTTGCAGAGTCGGGAACAGATGGAATTATAGTTGGAGGAACGGACGGTGTCACACTCGATAACGTGCTCGATTTGCTGGTCCGCATCAGAAGGTATTCCGTTCCGGTTGCACTTGAGATTTCAACTGTGGACTCAGTGACACCGGGTTTCGATTATTATTTCATCCCAACAGTACTTAACTCAACAAAAGTTGAATGGATTAACGGTCTCCATCATTCCGCACTTCGTGAATATGGACATATGATGGACTGGGATGAAATTCTTACAGAAGGATATTGCATTATGAATCCCGACTGCAAAGCAGCGAAATTAACGGGAGTGACAGAAGTTCCGGACGAAGAGGATGTCATCGCTTATGCCCGCATGGCCGAACATCTTTTCAAATTGCCGGTTTTTTATATGGAATACAGCGGTATGTATGGAGATACTAAAATAGTAGAAGCAGCATCGCGCGTACTTGAAAAAACGCGTCTATTTTACGGCGGTGGCATCAAGAATGTTAACGATGCTAAAAAGATGGCCGAAGTCGCGGATACGATTATCGTGGGTAATGTCATCTATGAAAATTTCACAGCAGCATTAGCAACCGTCGACGCAGTGAAATCGGTTTCCAGTTAAGACAAATCAGTGTATAATAAAGAACAAATGTTCCGGAAGGGCGATAATAAATGAATAAAATAGCAGAAGACTTACTTACAGGGATGAATCCAGAACAAGCTCGCGCAGTGAAGAAGACAGAAGGGGCACTTCTTATAATGGCAGGTGCAGGCTCCGGGAAAACACGTGTCCTGACACACCGGATTGCCTATCTAGTCGTCGAGAAAAATATTTATCCCTCCAATATCCTGGCGATTACATTCACAAACAAAGCGGCCCGTGAAATGCGTGAACGTATCGATGGATTGCTTGGTGCTGGTACAGGTGAACGTATGTGGGTTTCTACATTCCACTCAATGTGTGTCCGGATTTTACGGCGAAATATTGACCGAATCGGTATATCAACATCGTTTTCAATTCTCGATTCAGCCGACCAATTATCGGTTATTAAAAGCGTGTTAAAAACGTTGAACCTGGATGCGAAGCAATATGAACCACGCACAATGCTAAATGCGATCAGCTCAGCGAAAAACGAATGTATTGATGCGGAAATGTATCGCGCACAAATTAACGCCCACAATCCATATGAAAAAACGATTGCAGACGTCTACGATGGCTATGCAAAGCGGTTGCGTCAAAACCAGTCGCTCGATTTTGACGATCTCATCATGATGACGCTCGTCTTGTTTGAACGCGTACCGGATGTCCTAGAATTTTATCAAAACAAATTCCAATATATTCATGTCGATGAATACCAAGATACGAACAACGCACAGTATAGACTTGTTAATATGCTGGCGGAAAAGTTCAAGAATTTATGTGTAGTGGGAGATTCCGACCAGTCTATTTACAGATGGCGCGGTGCGGACATTGGCAATATTCTATCCTTTGAAAAGGACTATAAAAATGCTGAAATGATTATGCTTGAGCAAAACTATCGCTCGACGCAACGAATCCTTCAAGCAGCAAACGACGTCATAACTAATAACAAAAGTCGCTATGATAAAAAGCTGAGAACAGATAATGACGAAGGCGAATCGATTTATGTATACAAAGCGAGCGACGAAAAAGATGAATCGCAGTTTGTTGTTGGTAAAGTCATTGAATTGCAAGAGCAAGAGAAATTAAAGCTTGATCAGTTTGCAGTTTTGTATCGTACAAACGCTCAGTCACGTGTTATCGAGGAGTACCTTGTGAAATCGAATCTTGATTATACAATTGTCGGAGGCACGAAGTTCTATGAGCGAAAAGAGATTAAGGACTTGCTTGCTTACTTGAAGCTTATCTCCAATAACGATGACGATTTAGCACTTGCCCGGATTATTAATGAACCGAAGCGAAGTATCGGAGCTACATCATTCGATAAAATGGCACGCTTTGCAATTGAGCATGACCGTTCCATATTTGACGCGTTACAAGAAGTGGACTTTATGGGAATCACATCAAGGGCTGCAAATGAAGTTGCCAAGTTCCGTGATCTCATTACAGGATTCACACGAATGCAGGAATACCTTTCAGTAACTGAACTTGTTGAGCAAGTACTTGATAAATCAGGCTACCGTGAAATGCTTCATCGTGAAAAAACGATTGAATCTGAAAGTCGTCTGGAAAATATCGAAGAGTTCCTATCTGTAACGGAAGCTTTTGAAAAACGGGCAGAAGAAGATACTGGAGACAAATCATTAGTTGCTTTCCTGACCGATCTTGCGCTCATCGCAGATATCGATTCGCTTGATAAAGAAGAGAATAAATCTTCGGAGAAAATTGTCTTGATGACGATGCACGCTGCAAAAGGCCTTGAATTTCCTGTTGTCTTCATTATTGGTATGGAAGAAAACGTCTTTCCTCACTCCCGTTCAATGGGCGATGATGAGGAGATGGAGGAAGAGCGGCGTCTTGCATACGTGGGAATCACGCGTGCCGAGCAAAAACTCTATCTGACTTCCGCATCATACCGAACTCTTTATGGACGTGCGAGCTATAATAGTCCATCCAGGTTCATTGCAGAGATTTCGGATGATATTACGGAAATCATCTCAGGAAATTCTGGATTCTCCATCGGAGGAGGATCGAAAGCACGAAATGAGGCCCCTGTACGGCCGGCTGTTAAAAAGCCTGTATACAATGCAAGCGGTGGAGACAAGATGGGATGGAACCCAGGTGACAAAGCGGTCCACAAAAAATGGGGAACAGGTATGGTTGTCAGCGTGAAAGGGACAGGCGAAGAAGTTGAACTGGATATCGCTTTCCCGGAACCGGTCGGCATCAAGCGATTACTTGCGAAATTTGCACCAATTGAAAAAGCGTAATAGCTGAAGGAGAGAAAAATCGATGGATCGAGTAGGACTCGAAAAACGAGTAGAAGAATTGAATAGCCTGCTTCATGAGTATGGACATGCTTATTATGTGCTCGATAAACCGCTCACTTCTGATGCTGTCTATGACAAATATATGCAGGAATTGTTGGCGATTGAAGCGGAAAATCCTGATCTCATATATCCCGATTCTCCTTCGCAGCGAGTCGGCGGCGAAATCTTGAAAGGATTCGGGAAAGTCATCCATGAGTTTCCGATGCTTAGCCTTTCAAATGCATTCAACGAAGAGGATTTGAGAGAATTTGACAAGCGTGTGAAGGCAGCGGCTGGACACGGTGTTTCATATATTTGTGAACTGAAAATTGATGGGCTTGCAATCTCGCTCAGATATATCGATGGAAAGTTTGTACAAGGGTCGACGCGCGGAGATGGAACGGTCGGGGAAGATATCACGGCAGGTTTGAAAACAATCCGGTCGATTCCGCTTCGATTGAAAGAACCTGTATCGATTGAAGTGCGTGGCGAAGCCTATATGCCTAAGAAATCATTTGTGCAATTGAATGCCGCGCGCGACGAAGCAGGCGAAGAACCATTCGCCAATCCGCGAAATGCGGCAGCGGGTTCACTTCGCCAGCTTGACCCGAAAATAGCAGCAAGCCGGAACTTGGCAATATTTGTTTATGGAATCGGCGGCGATGGAAGCGCCTATGGACAAGACAGTCATTCGGATTCCCTAAATCATCTCGCTGCGCTGGGATTTGAAACGAACAAGGAACGTAAGAAATGTGAAACAATCGATGAAGTGATTGATTATGTTGGGAAATGGGGGGAAAGCCGCTCTGATCTTGACTATGAAATCGATGGGATTGTTGTGAAGGTCGATAACTTTGAGGACCAGGAACAGCTTGGTTACACAGCGAAAAGTCCGAAATGGGCGACTGCCTATAAGTTTCCGGCAGAGGAAGTCATAACAACGTTGCTGGATATCGAACTAAGTGTTGGCAGAACAGGCGTAGTCACCCCGACAGCCATACTTGAACCAGTACTTGTTGCGGGATCAACAGTAGGACGAGCTTCTTTGCATAATGAAGACCTTATTAAAGAGAAGGATGTCCGAATCGGTGACACAGTTATCATTCGAAAAGCAGGAGACATTATTCCTGAAGTAGTCGCTCCGATTGTGGAAAAACGTACAGGGGATGAAATGCCTTTTGAAATGCCGGAAAACTGTCCGGTATGTGATTCAGAACTGATCCGAATTGAAGAAGAAGTGGCAATTCGGTGTGTCAATCCGCAATGTCCTGCACAAATGAAAGAAGCGATCATTCACTTTGTTTCACGGGGCGCGATGAATATCGAAGGAATCGGCGAACGGGTAGTTGACCAATTATACAGGGCTGATCTTGTCCATGATGTTTCAGATTTGTATACCCTGACAAAGGAGCAATTACTGGAACTCGAGCGTATGGGTGAGAAGTCAGTCTCAAATCTGCTTTCTGCGATTGAAACGTCAAAAGAAAATTCCCTGGAAAAAATGCTATTTGGACTAGGCATCCGTCATGTTGGTGAAAAAGCAGCGGCAATTCTTGCGGAGGAATTCGGAACACTCTCCGATTTAATGGCTGCTAATGCTGAGCGTCTTATAACCATCCATGAAATCGGTGACAAGGTAGCCGATTCAATCACGACCTATTTCAGCAATGAAAAGGTTCTTGAAGTGCTCCAGAAGTTGGAGTCTTATGGAGTGAATACAACCTATAAAGGACGCAGGAGGCAAGATATCCCTGCAGATGGGCTTTTTTCAGGCAAGACTGTTGTTCTGACAGGAAAACTGTCTATTTTGACCCGCGGGGAAGCAAAAGAAAAAATCGAAGCATTCGGCGGGAAAGTGAGCGGCAGCGTAAGTAAAAAGACTGATCTTGTAATAGCGGGTGAAGATGCTGGCTCGAAATTGGCAAAAGCTGAGGAGCTTGAAATTACTGTGTGGAATGAAGCAGAGTTAATTGAAGCACTTAGCGAAAAGGAGTAATTATTATGAAAAGACTAGGTATACTACCCGGACTTGCAGTCATTCTGCTACTCGGAGGGTGTCTTCCTTCATTCGGAACAGAAAAAGAGGAAGTTATTCAAGAGAATGAAGAAAGCATTGAAGAAACTGTCATGATACCGAATATTCAATTGAAAGATGAATTTTACAAGACGCTTATACCCTTCAAGAAAAGTGCCAGCCGTGGTCTTATCGTCAGCAAGATGAATACCAAATACGATATACAGGAAGCAGAAGAAGGTCTATTGCGCCTCTCAAATCAGCACTTTGATACTAAAAATCATTTCTTCCAAGAAGGGCAACATATTGACAAAGAGACTGCCAGTTCATGGTTGTCAAGAAGTTCGGCTGATGAAGCAGGTTTGAATCCGCCTATCAAGGAAGGTATGAGTGAAGAAACTGCCTCGGAAGAAGCGCCGAATTATCTGGCACATATTGTCGAACAGAACTTCCTTGTTATGACGGATGAAAAAAAACTCCGTCTTGCCGGTATTTCGGTCGGTCTAGCACTCAATTCAATCAGCTATTCAAGAAGTGGAAAAGAGACAGAGATAACGGATAAGGTAATCGAACAGCAAGGCATGAAAATGGCAGAAGAAGTCGTTCGACGTTTGCGTACACAGGAAGGGCTATCAGATATCCCGATTGTTGTCGGACTGTTTAAACAAGAAAGCCGCAACTCGATCGTTCCAGGGACATACTTTGCGACAGCTGTTGCTGGAAAAGGCCAATCGGCACCGACAGGTTGGAAAAAAGTTAATGAGAAATACGTAGTATTCCCGGCGTCTTCAAGTAATGGGGAATATAGGGATATGAATGATAAGTTTGCTAGCTTCAAACAGGACATTGATGCATATTTCCCTAGTTTTGTTAACGTAATTGGTACAGGATTTTATAAAGACGGCAACTTAAAATCGCTAAAAATAGAAGTTCCAATCCAATTTTTTGGTACAAGTGAAACGATTGGCTTTACGCAATATTTGACAGACCTCGTTATCACCTATTTCCCAAATGTCCATACTGAAGTGAGTATAACGTCTGTCAACGGCCCAGAAGCCTTAATTGTGAATGAAGCTGGGGACGCCAAGCCATACGTTCATATTTATGGCTATTGATCATCATAACTTTTCAACATTATGGGAAGATGATATGATTAACCGTACAATTCAAAGAGGAGGAGAAACGATGACACAATTGACGATAGATGAAGTGAAACGTCACGCGGGCCTTGCAAGGATTGCGCTGTCTGACGCTGAAGCGGAAATGTATGCCGGGCAGCTCGGAGACATGATCGAATTTGCCAATAAACTGCAAGAAGTGGACACTGAGCAGGTTGCTCCCATGACACATCCACTGCCGCTTTATAATGTATTGCGCAAGGATATCCCAACAGACGCACTTGACAGGGAAGAGATGTTGAATAGTGTGAAAGAACATGAAGCGGGACAAATCAAAGTGCCGACTATCCTTTGATGAATGGATTTAAGGAGGAAAAACAATGACACTATTTAAAAAGACGGCAACAGAACTTCAGTCGCTATTACATAATCGGGAAGTATCTGTCAAAGAATTGACGGAAGAATCACTAACCCGTATTGCAAAAATAGATGGACAGGTACAAGCTTTTCTGTCGACGAATGAAGATTGGGCACTTGCTAAAGCAGAAGAATTGGACAAACTGCCAATGGACGGACGCGGTCCGCTTTTCGGTTTACCAATCGGCTTAAAAGATAACATCGTCACAAAAGGGATTGTTACAACAGCCGGAAGTAAGATGCTCGAAGATTTCGTTCCAGTCTATGATGCAACTGTCGTTGATAAAATCAACGAAGCTGGGCTCGTAACAATCGGAAAATTGAACATGGACGAATTTGCCATGGGATCTACGACAGAGAGATCTGCATTCAAAACAACACATAATCCTTGGAATCTTGAATACGTCCCAGGTGGCTCATCAGGCGGTTCTGCGGCAGCAGTGGCAGCTGGAGAGGTGGCATTCTCTCTTGGTTCTGACACAGGCGGCTCCGTTCGTCAACCTGCAGCATTTTGTGGCGTCGTGGGTATGAAGCCGACATACGGCCGTGTATCACGCTCTGGACTTGTAGCATTCGCATCATCATTAGACCAAATTGGCCCGATCACGCGCAATGTTGAAGACAATGCATTATTGCTTAGTGCAATTACTGGCCTAGATGCAAAGGATTCATCCACGTCACCGCAGGCAGTTCCTGATTTCAGAGCTGCGCTAACTGGTGATATCAAAGGCTTGAAAATCGGTGTTCCGACAGAGTATCTAGGCGAAGGAGTATCTGCAGAAGCGAAAACCGCAGTGATGGAAGCGCTAAAAGTACTTGAATCACTTGGCGCTGAGTGGGAAGAAGTTTCACTTCCACATTCGAAATATGCATCTCCCGTGTACTATGTTATTTCGTCATCTGAAGCATCATCGAACCTGGCTCGCTTTGACGGTATTCGTTATGGCTACCGTGCCGAGGGTGTCAAAAATCTTGAAGAACTTTACGCAAGATCACGTTCTGAAGCTTTTGGCGACGAAGTGAAAAAACGTATTTTGTTCGGTATGTATGCACTAGGTGCAGCCCATCATGAGGATTTATATGTAAAATCACAAAAGGTACGTACGCTAATTGCACAAGACTTTGCAACCCTTTTTGAAAAATATGATGTAATCATCGGCCCTTCTTCCGCGACGACAGCTTATAAAATTGGCGAGAAAATTCACGATCCGTTGACGTTATATGCAAATGATGTGTTAACAGTTCCCATTAACCTAGCAGGTGTACCGGCAATTTCAGTTC of the Sporosarcina sp. FSL K6-1508 genome contains:
- the gatC gene encoding Asp-tRNA(Asn)/Glu-tRNA(Gln) amidotransferase subunit GatC, yielding MAIDHHNFSTLWEDDMINRTIQRGGETMTQLTIDEVKRHAGLARIALSDAEAEMYAGQLGDMIEFANKLQEVDTEQVAPMTHPLPLYNVLRKDIPTDALDREEMLNSVKEHEAGQIKVPTIL
- the ligA gene encoding NAD-dependent DNA ligase LigA, which translates into the protein MDRVGLEKRVEELNSLLHEYGHAYYVLDKPLTSDAVYDKYMQELLAIEAENPDLIYPDSPSQRVGGEILKGFGKVIHEFPMLSLSNAFNEEDLREFDKRVKAAAGHGVSYICELKIDGLAISLRYIDGKFVQGSTRGDGTVGEDITAGLKTIRSIPLRLKEPVSIEVRGEAYMPKKSFVQLNAARDEAGEEPFANPRNAAAGSLRQLDPKIAASRNLAIFVYGIGGDGSAYGQDSHSDSLNHLAALGFETNKERKKCETIDEVIDYVGKWGESRSDLDYEIDGIVVKVDNFEDQEQLGYTAKSPKWATAYKFPAEEVITTLLDIELSVGRTGVVTPTAILEPVLVAGSTVGRASLHNEDLIKEKDVRIGDTVIIRKAGDIIPEVVAPIVEKRTGDEMPFEMPENCPVCDSELIRIEEEVAIRCVNPQCPAQMKEAIIHFVSRGAMNIEGIGERVVDQLYRADLVHDVSDLYTLTKEQLLELERMGEKSVSNLLSAIETSKENSLEKMLFGLGIRHVGEKAAAILAEEFGTLSDLMAANAERLITIHEIGDKVADSITTYFSNEKVLEVLQKLESYGVNTTYKGRRRQDIPADGLFSGKTVVLTGKLSILTRGEAKEKIEAFGGKVSGSVSKKTDLVIAGEDAGSKLAKAEELEITVWNEAELIEALSEKE
- a CDS encoding CamS family sex pheromone protein, with protein sequence MKRLGILPGLAVILLLGGCLPSFGTEKEEVIQENEESIEETVMIPNIQLKDEFYKTLIPFKKSASRGLIVSKMNTKYDIQEAEEGLLRLSNQHFDTKNHFFQEGQHIDKETASSWLSRSSADEAGLNPPIKEGMSEETASEEAPNYLAHIVEQNFLVMTDEKKLRLAGISVGLALNSISYSRSGKETEITDKVIEQQGMKMAEEVVRRLRTQEGLSDIPIVVGLFKQESRNSIVPGTYFATAVAGKGQSAPTGWKKVNEKYVVFPASSSNGEYRDMNDKFASFKQDIDAYFPSFVNVIGTGFYKDGNLKSLKIEVPIQFFGTSETIGFTQYLTDLVITYFPNVHTEVSITSVNGPEALIVNEAGDAKPYVHIYGY
- a CDS encoding heptaprenylglyceryl phosphate synthase — its product is MDFTTWRHAFKLDPEKTVTNEQLELLAESGTDGIIVGGTDGVTLDNVLDLLVRIRRYSVPVALEISTVDSVTPGFDYYFIPTVLNSTKVEWINGLHHSALREYGHMMDWDEILTEGYCIMNPDCKAAKLTGVTEVPDEEDVIAYARMAEHLFKLPVFYMEYSGMYGDTKIVEAASRVLEKTRLFYGGGIKNVNDAKKMAEVADTIIVGNVIYENFTAALATVDAVKSVSS
- the pcrA gene encoding DNA helicase PcrA translates to MNKIAEDLLTGMNPEQARAVKKTEGALLIMAGAGSGKTRVLTHRIAYLVVEKNIYPSNILAITFTNKAAREMRERIDGLLGAGTGERMWVSTFHSMCVRILRRNIDRIGISTSFSILDSADQLSVIKSVLKTLNLDAKQYEPRTMLNAISSAKNECIDAEMYRAQINAHNPYEKTIADVYDGYAKRLRQNQSLDFDDLIMMTLVLFERVPDVLEFYQNKFQYIHVDEYQDTNNAQYRLVNMLAEKFKNLCVVGDSDQSIYRWRGADIGNILSFEKDYKNAEMIMLEQNYRSTQRILQAANDVITNNKSRYDKKLRTDNDEGESIYVYKASDEKDESQFVVGKVIELQEQEKLKLDQFAVLYRTNAQSRVIEEYLVKSNLDYTIVGGTKFYERKEIKDLLAYLKLISNNDDDLALARIINEPKRSIGATSFDKMARFAIEHDRSIFDALQEVDFMGITSRAANEVAKFRDLITGFTRMQEYLSVTELVEQVLDKSGYREMLHREKTIESESRLENIEEFLSVTEAFEKRAEEDTGDKSLVAFLTDLALIADIDSLDKEENKSSEKIVLMTMHAAKGLEFPVVFIIGMEENVFPHSRSMGDDEEMEEERRLAYVGITRAEQKLYLTSASYRTLYGRASYNSPSRFIAEISDDITEIISGNSGFSIGGGSKARNEAPVRPAVKKPVYNASGGDKMGWNPGDKAVHKKWGTGMVVSVKGTGEEVELDIAFPEPVGIKRLLAKFAPIEKA
- the gatA gene encoding Asp-tRNA(Asn)/Glu-tRNA(Gln) amidotransferase subunit GatA, which codes for MTLFKKTATELQSLLHNREVSVKELTEESLTRIAKIDGQVQAFLSTNEDWALAKAEELDKLPMDGRGPLFGLPIGLKDNIVTKGIVTTAGSKMLEDFVPVYDATVVDKINEAGLVTIGKLNMDEFAMGSTTERSAFKTTHNPWNLEYVPGGSSGGSAAAVAAGEVAFSLGSDTGGSVRQPAAFCGVVGMKPTYGRVSRSGLVAFASSLDQIGPITRNVEDNALLLSAITGLDAKDSSTSPQAVPDFRAALTGDIKGLKIGVPTEYLGEGVSAEAKTAVMEALKVLESLGAEWEEVSLPHSKYASPVYYVISSSEASSNLARFDGIRYGYRAEGVKNLEELYARSRSEAFGDEVKKRILFGMYALGAAHHEDLYVKSQKVRTLIAQDFATLFEKYDVIIGPSSATTAYKIGEKIHDPLTLYANDVLTVPINLAGVPAISVPCGYSDGLPLGLQIIGKHYDEATLYKVAHAYEQATDFHTQTPVTWEGK
- a CDS encoding YerC/YecD family TrpR-related protein — translated: MQIDKIRGHQMDQLFKAMLELKDLDECYEFFDDLGTISELQSLAQRLEVAQMLMTKMTYDKIQSETGASTATISRVRRCVDYGSGGYGKVLGRLYASENEEEAEK